The sequence below is a genomic window from Glycine max cultivar Williams 82 chromosome 20, Glycine_max_v4.0, whole genome shotgun sequence.
aatttgcAAAAGTGAGAAATGATCATTTATGCACATgtcaaaagagtttttactaAGCGGTTGGAAGAGTTGTTACACGAAATGAACTACAAAACACGCACAAGCTTTTaagaaaaatggaaattaaagtAGGTAGGTCAACCTTTAACAATACAAGAGTGgttggaaattaaaataagcTATAGCATTTTGACCTAAAAAAAGCGAGCATTTGTTGAATTAtcaataaagtttaatttttatttattgtgaatacaatttttttatattatcaactatataattaaaaatcgcTTTAAATATAActgaaagaaaattattagaaaagtcgataatcttattattataataatatatagatagatgcgaatataaaaatattttacatttaggtattttttttaagtatttttttattagtttacaTATTTAAGTATTTGATCAATCTATACTTTTTTACCGTCTCCCTTGTTGTCAAGGAACtcactctcttctcttctcattttgtcatattaatttaaatatttttggaaaagTTCTATTCCTTCAAAAATTTCTTGCATTGTTTGAGAGATATATATTATGGATAGATTATATTGCCTACTCAAGTTAATTTATGCAAAAAAGGGGTATCATCTTAAGTGCAATTTATATCTCATGTGTTTTGCTACTTCTTTGAGAAAGATATAATCATCACATGTTTCTATCTTGTTCAGTGACAAACAAGATGTGGAACGCAGtttatgcataatttttttttatagggtTTTTCCTAATGAAAATTTTGCTCATATATCCAATTTAAcgctatattatatatatttttgctatTCCTTTGCGAAAGATAATGATCACATGTTTCTATGCGTCatgtttgtcatttttatttgaatgcagtgtaataatattgtatttcagaatcttttattttattttataagttgataaaagttaaattatagACCTTATTTAAAGCCAAAGTTGAACAgtgctcaaatatattttttctaaatgatATATTGagaatgtaattaattttttaatacgtAAGAATCAATCATAAGTATTgaagatttaaaataatttacacatcatacttaattaattgaactaaatttgatatcataatttttgtttatatatcttTATTTCTCAAATTTAATATTGCAAGATTTTTGTATATAAGTTAGAAAGTATTCTTATACTTTTTCACTTAAGaatgcttttaaaataaaaattgaagatgAATAGAAAATGATCTAAGAAGCCGCTGGACCAATGAGTGAATGGCATATGAAGGCATGGGCAGTTTTTGGATTCTGGTACGGATCGAAAAAGCATAGGTGTATAATTATCAAGGAGGGTATTGACTCTATATACAcgcattaataattaatcagaAAGGGTTTATGTTTTGCGTATAGCAAGTGTGTGCCATCAAATATATATGGATCAATTTGAAGGGGGGTGTCCCACAAATCACGTGAAGGGGGCAATTGTACAAGACAAAGAATGGTCATTTACAATCTCCTCTAATCTTCTCCCatccaattataatttatctcTCACGTGGGACTCTTGGTCCCACCCTTCTGCTCTTATTTCTTTCGTCTTCATACGGTCGATTTGttgcatatataaatatttatttagttagtTTGCACTACTAACCATTTAATGCTAGCTAGCTAGTTAGTTATGGGAgactcttcttcatcttcttgtcCTGCTTCATACATTCATATGGTAATATTATAgctttaaattatttcttattataagACCATCGTTTTGTTTTGACAAGTTTTCTACGAATTAATTGATATAGGTGCAGCATCTGATCGAGAAGTGTTTGATCTTTCACATGACCAAGGAAGAATGCATGGAAGCTctctctaaacatgcaaatattAATCCTATTATAACATCCACCGGTATGATCTTTACTCTCTATAAAGAGCTTAAACCAAAGAGCATGCACACGTGCAAGATCACAGTGTTCCTTGGCGTGTGCGAAATTCGGGAAATATGGATATGATCatcaagatattatatatatttgaataatatataCCTAGTCATGTCTCCCACAAGATAGCTAGCTCATGCTAGCTTTCTGATTTACAaaccctattttaatttttgaatttgatcaaTTGGAATTTTATTGAGAATTTATCAAACAATGTTAGCTGCCAAGTAAGCTCCTTTTGATCGTGACGCACTTTGAAAGATATAGCAACTAATTGTTGAGTCTTTCCCCGCCGGTTCACgttagtaaaattgatttttcataTGAAATATTTGAGAGCCAAGGTTTCCATTTGAAATCATTAGTTGAGTTATAATTTGGTTTTGCGAACTTATAATCTTCAATTCCTTGCTTCAAATACGAAGGAATCCTAAACGTCAATTCCTTGTATATTAATGAGATATACAACGAGTTCAAAATCCTTATAGCTAATTtgatataaacaaataaaatcacgGTGCTaccaaaaacaattttcaatGACAAAATCATTtacgatttttaaaattttgtcacTAGTTCTTTTGCGACACCAGtattaatagtataaaacaattttttaactaaattttgttACTAATCCATTAGTTTCTCGTAGTGTCGGCATTTGTCTAATATCATATAGAAACCATACGTcagtttttttttgaaagaaactaTATTACCATTTACACTTAACTTAAGATCAGGAACGCCGAGGATTCAGACAGAGAAACCATCCAACTTGTGAAAATAACCTTTCAGTGTATCCAtaatgtattaaataatatatttcttatCTATATTTGTTTTGTATGTTATTAAACTATTTgacaatgtaacaaaaaaaatactaataaagaaGCCTTttaatttgtgatatttttttaatgcttcAAATTAGAAATTAGACATAATGGTTTGATGCAAGTTTTAAACTGGCCGCCGCATCTGggtacaccaaaaaaaaaaaaattaatgagatgCTAGCTTACCTTAGATGATAACttctttgtttaaattattttgtgtgaAACTAAAAGAGATGGACAAATTAAGAAGATAATAGGTAGGATATATAGTTAGTGTCTAACTTCAAGGactcaataaaaaatttgaattttcaattttcagtaTGTGTTTCCTCATCATGCTTCCCAAACAAAACATGATTGTATATTATGCTTCATATCGGATATATAGCTTCCACTACCAACCTACCAACCAAAACAGAAGCATGCACGTGCATATGTTGAAAGCATACGATGATTTTATGAAACATGAATATAATACGTATGGATACGTGCTTCAGTGTGGAAGGAGCTAGAGAAGGAAAACAAGGAATTCTTTGAGGCTTACATGAAGTCGAAGGCTAAAGACGACAGAATGTCTCAGGAAGAGACAAATCAGATAATACAGAAGATGATCTCAGAGTCAGATTCCTCTAAAAGATGACTAAACAGCTATATAGCAAATAACACAATGCCATGTCAGCTATGTAATTTTATCTCAGATAGTATATAATTAGTATCAGTATGCATGCATATTATCACATATATGTGTGTATGGGATTAAAACCACACGTCTTTTGTGGTTGTGACTTAGTTTGGTTGTACCCAACAACAGGAATATATATTgtctcatttaaaatatttacatgcatggctgcatattttgtgaaaataagAGACGTAGATATACAAAGActatagttttgtaatttcatgatTGTTTTTTTCTAAAGGACACCTATTTCATATGGTTTGTACCGATAATTCTATATCTTAATTAACTTTTGTTATATCAGGACTTGTTTACTTCAGATTTTAACATTTAATATCTGTCATGaccataaacatattttatgcatgaatatatcATATGTTACACTTCAGATCTTAATTAGCTTTTCTGTCGATCCCAATCATTTCActctaattcttttttattacacTACATTAATATATCATATGTTACACTTATATgcctttcttttatcttttttggtcTCTCTAGtgttaaataatattgaagtgtTCATGGATTATTTTCCATCTCTTATTTCTATATGTTTACTATTGTGTTCAGTGATCGAGGCTacgagaaagtaaaaaaataaaataaaatgaagaatcTCCTTCATTCAAATTTTGTGGAAATTAGCAAAAAGCACAACCAAGCACAGAATAATTAGAAGAAACTAGCAACCATAACTCAACAACAGAGCAGCAAGTGATTGAGTGtgcaacaaatttttaaaactagtgGGGTTCAGCAAACATTGATAAAGCACACAAAACTTGACTCATAAGTATGTTCTGATTATCTAAAAGAACATGGCATTCCTCTTTGGCGCATTTAAgcacataataataatcataatttaattaGGGATTAGTAGAGCAAATCAATGAAGGGTAAACTCACTGCGAGTCAACGAATGGAGTCGGCGATGGTGAGAACTGAGAAAAGTGGAGAGCGAGTTGAAGCCACACAAACTCAGAAACCCTACCAGTGTCTGTGAGAATCAAAAGGCAGAGAGACGCAAATTAATGTGTTTGTTGGGTTGGGGCCACGCGACATTTCCCGCGCGTGCCGGAGTTCAAATCAATACCATATGATAATGAGATATCGgtcgatttttttttctaggcGCCACGTCAATGGCGCGCAGAACACGGggaattttattcattattttatcaaatataattataaggTATAGTAGATCATTTTAGTAGTAAGGTGAGTCATTATGTGATAAAGAGTTTAAtaagtttatattattaatataaataattttacattcaattatcaatcaaagaataaattttaataatgtaGAAACTACAAAGTCTTAGTACTTTTTTACtcatataacaaaaaatactcTCTTTGAGATATCCCCACTATGTGAAGTCTAACTTACGATTTCGTGGTGTTGAATGCTGGTTGATATGCCCACTGTGTGAAGTCCAAGTGGAAGATTCGTTCCATACTTTTGTATCGTGCCCGAGAAATACATGTTGCTGGGAGAAGCTACGTATATGGCACCAATTGTTGAGGAGATTATCCCTGCGGTAGAATCGTAATCGAGTTTCATGTTTAAGCTTTTTGCGATTCTGAATTTTTGCAGCAAAGGAGGAGAGTGGCAATGACGCTCTGGAGCATTTGGACAAGAAGAAACGATAAGCTTTGGAGTAATATCACTGTGAATGATTCCTCGGTTATCCATAGAGCAGATGAATTCTACCAAGTCTGGTTTGATGCAAAGGAGATGCATGGGAGCTCTGCAAGGGACACTACTGTTTCTAATACTGGAAGATGGAGTCCTCCCCGCCTAGGCTTCACGAAAAGTAACGTGGATGCTAGCTTCAAACATAACTGGAGGAGGGATGTGTATGAGGGATCATCATGgtaaaacttttgtttttaGAACTGATTTTATGGAGCCTTGTTTGTCAGTACCAGAAGGAGAGGCATGGGCGCTTGCAGCAGCAACTAGATTCATAGCTGAAAGAGGGTATCAAAACGTTATGTTTGAGGTTGGCTCCAAGAGTATAGTGGATAAAATCAATAGAGTGCAGTGGATAATTCTGAGTTGGATCACAAGATCCAACAATGAAGGAGTTTGCTTCTTAATAATCTAGATCGATCATATGTCATTGGATCTGTCAAGAGATAAGTAATTGGTGTTGTTCATGAACTTGTAAGGGTGACACTGTTTTTATCCTATAATCATAGGATTGATTgtattgaataattaattttgaaaatgatataaGTATCTTtcagtaacaaaaaaaaaaaaaaagacattagttagtgtcatttgaatttttttatatcttaaaaaaattatattttctaaccACTCTTAATCATATTCATTAGAAATGGTGCTCACATTTGAGTTAACTTAAGGTAACTTAAGGGTATAGTTTAGTCCACTAAACTTGGGCATTTTATATGTGAGTTTACAGGAGTACATTGTTGATCCAtgctatatataaattatataactttaatagttaaaataaataaattatgttaaattgaaatattttagcATTATGTTTGCAAGTTCTCGAATGGCAAAATCATCACTCCATTCTGCAACAATGAATTTCATGTTTGTAAGTTTTCGAATGACAAAATCCTAACTTCATTCATCAACAATGATTTGTTTATTCATAATTGATAGTTGATACGTGGTGTTTCTTGTATTTTTGATAAAGCTTTTTCAATAGTTACAAATTTGTCCATATCTCAGGCAGACAATCGATAGAACGGACACGAATTCTCTCCAGTTGAAAAAACTTGGGTGTCCAGTTTAAGATCCTCAccattaatacatttttttattctttataaattaaatttatctaacATTAAAAGTAAGCTTGACATTTCATCcagtttttttcttaatttgagaGGATCTTTTTCCGACATTAAAATCTAAAACACTATGTACTACTAGTGACAACTGTTGTCACATCACCaataaaaacaccaacaaacTACATGTTTATTCATTATTAAAAGGGTAACAATACTCTTAAACATCATGAGTTCGCCATCCTATTCTTAACCAGGTTCAGTCACAGTACATCACATATCTGATGTTCAGATGCCTCATAATTTAGAATTACTTCAAGCATTCACCTTAGGCGCCCATCCAGCAATAACATATTCCTCCTTTGGAGGCTTTGTTTTCTCAAATGACTCTCGGGAGAACAGCAGCTGtaacagaaaaataattgtCCATTAACCAACTAATTCGTCTACAGCTATACTACTCAAATTTCAAACCAGCAATTACATCTTTTTCTTTACCAATTGCAAAAAGATTTCAGTTGTAGGAGTTGAAAATTCACAAAGCACCCAAGAAGTTAATGAGATGGATTTAGAATACATAATTTTCAGATCCATTCAaccagaaaaagaagaaaaaaaaaaaactgaccaGAGAACCAGGTAGTGGAAAACCATTAGAATTGGTCCAAAGCCAGTT
It includes:
- the LOC100800093 gene encoding uncharacterized protein: MGDSSSSSCPASYIHMVQHLIEKCLIFHMTKEECMEALSKHANINPIITSTVWKELEKENKEFFEAYMKSKAKDDRMSQEETNQIIQKMISESDSSKR